One stretch of Oncorhynchus keta strain PuntledgeMale-10-30-2019 chromosome 18, Oket_V2, whole genome shotgun sequence DNA includes these proteins:
- the bach1a gene encoding transcription regulator protein BACH1a isoform X4, with translation MDDDQPVVGSLMAEEAGCNPGSCSTCPLRGSGVVEEAELQLPVLDLLAIHKSPNSENSEGESHGGCLMLPRPRRLGQVDQLPVLMQRDPGLDGSVDVEGHLPDSALTDPSLSDPTLCGLTPDGRGYGERSSVEREVAEHLAKGFWPDLYPSQTEPLPSLPDLDTMEHGGLGRVPNLDTMEHGGLGKATDFPWQLDLNSNPADCPFLRDLGTGEAEGMEEVGGVEETGEMGKVGQTGVMGGVEETGEAQTPGGNHSLSQSEMSPYMSSLNSGEDSDGDLDTDGDTEREANNRRAQEVRLPFPVVQISSVSRSAFQQLLRCQQLTHEQLEFVHDVRRRSKNRVAAQRCRKRKLEGISQLQTEIGTLRGEKKRLLEEQAHLQRNMEEMLQSLTGLCHSVCNETGVCHEQDQLQLLSKLQSPDVSLSALLNTLASPSLPLSSPGLPLGLKPESLEPQPLPTPPAPAQP, from the exons ATGGATGATGACCAGCCTGTTGTTGGGAGTCTGATGGCTGAAGAAGCTGGGTGTAACCCAGGTTCCTGTAGCACGTGCCCACTGAGAGGCTCAGGGGTGGTAGAGGAGGCTGAGCTTCAGCTACCTGTATTGGATCTCCTGGCAATACACAAAAGCCCTAACTCAGAAAATAGTGAGGGGGAGAGCCATGGTGGATGCCTTATGCTCCCAAGGCCACGACGATTAGGTCAAGTAGATCAGCTACCGGTGTTAATGCAGAGAGACCCTGGTCTGGATGGCAGCGTGGATGTTGAGGGTCATCTCCCTGACTCCGCCCTCACtgacccctccctctctgacCCCACCCTCTGTGGTCTTACCCCTGATGGTAGGGGGTATGGAGAGCGGAGCAGCGTGGAGAGGGAGGTGGCTGAACATCTGGCCAAGGGTTTCTGGCCTGATTTATACCCCTCACAGACTGAACCTCTCCCTAGTCTCCCTGATCTGGACACCATGGAGCACGGAG GTCTGGGGAGAGTTCCTAATCTGGACACCATGGAGCACGGAGGTCTGGGGAAGGCTACAGACTTCCCCTGGCAGCTAGACCTGAACTCAAATCCAGCAGACTGTCCCTTCCTTagagacctggggacaggagaggcagaggggatggAAGAGGTAGGGGGGGTGGAGGAGACCGGGGAGATGGGTAAGGTAGGACAGACTGGTGTGATGGGTGGGGTGGAGGAGACCGGGGAGGCCCAGACCCCTGGTGGGAACCACAGCCTGTCCCAGTCTGAGATGAGTCCCTACATGTCATCTCTTAACTCAGGAGAGGACTCAGATGGAGACCTGGACACAGatggagacacggagagagaggcCAACAACAGGAGAGCACAAGAG GTTCGTCTGCCCTTCCCGGTGGTTCAGATCTCGTCAGTGAGTCGTAGTGCCTTCCAACAGCTCCTCCGATGCCAGCAGCTGACCCACGAACAGCTGGAATTCGTCCACGACGTCCGCCGACGCAGCAAGAACCGCGTGGCCGCCCAGCGCTGTCGCAAGAGGAAGCTAGAAGGCATCAGTCAACTACAGACTGAGATCGGCACACTG agaggagagaagaagaggttgCTGGAGGAGCAGGCCCATCTGCAGAGGAACATGGAGGAGATGTTACAGAGTCTGACAGGGTTGTGTCACAGCGTCTGCAACGAGACAGGGGTCTGTCATGAGCAGGACCAGCTACAGCTCCTATCCAAGCTCCAGTCTCCTGacgtctctctctcagccctcctCAACACTCTGGcctcccccagcctccccctctcctctcctggcctCCCCTTGGGACTGAAGCCAGAGAGCTTAGAGCCCCAACCCCTGCCTACACCACCAGCACCAGCACAGCCCTAG
- the LOC118381447 gene encoding zinc finger and BTB domain-containing protein 5-like, with protein sequence MTAACQVVTTMSLRGDRTSVFTFQSTVHSSHVLTRLNDQRLSDVLCDVTLVAGGRAFRAHCSVLASCSDYFHSRILNHTSPSLVLTLPDQVTAEGFEPLLQFCYTSKLLFTKDNIMAIHRCAGLLGFHNLETSCFDFLLPKFLEGSNVTAQEARRRRGGCCQGRSQIRSSNQGRLPSGSLAHNTDTNQDREQQVLPHPQNTGPSQTTGSDVRAQCSTANPSGTMSHQSLTVPSDGNVQINFLSSSRCPKSLALLVNPVSSGREKFCLQTCGPNMSPLSLGGVPSSSGLGVCPILAMPCPGGVDRKPDPNAVFSDRDILGMEAVVCPMTMGEGSLRDCPLSSELPSHDDASPSDLIEATVCPMTMGEGSLRDCPLSSELPSHDDASPSDLIEATVGE encoded by the exons ATGACAG CAGCTTGTCAGGTTGTCACCACCATGTCTCTCAGGGGCGACCGTACCTCGGTGTTCACGTTCCAGTCTACGGTTCACAGCTCCCACGTCCTGACGCGTCTCAACGACCAGAGActgagtgatgtgttgtgtgatgtTACACTAGTGGCAGGTGGCAGGGCGTTCAGGGCCCACTGCTCTGTACTGGCCTCCTGTAGTGACTACTTCCACAGCAGGATCCTCAACCACACCAGCCCCAGCCTGGTGCTCACTCTGCCTGATCAG GTAACAGCAGAGGGGTTTGAACCATTGCTACAGTTCTGCTACACCTCCAAGCTGCTCTTCACCAAAGACAATATCATGGCCATCCACAGGTGTGCCGGGCTCCTGGGGTTTCACAACCTGGAGACTAGCTGCTTCGACTTCCTTCTGCCAAAGTTCCTGGAGGGTAGCAACGTTACAGCCCAGGAggcaagaagaagaagaggaggctgCTGTCAGGGCAGGTCTCAGATCAGGTCCTCCAACCAGGGAAGATTGCCTAGTGGCAGTTTAGCCCACAATACAGACACAAACCAAGACCGAGAGCAGCAGGTTTTACCTCATCCCCAGAACACGGGCCCAAGCCAGAcaacaggaagtgatgtcaggGCACAGTGTTCAACTGCCAACCCAAGTGGAACAATGTCACACCAGAGTTTAACAGTGCCTTCGGACGGAAACGTACAAATAAACTTTCTGTCGTCATCCCGATGTCCAAAGAGCCTGGCCTTACTAGTCAACCCGGTCAGCAGTGGTCGGGAGAAGTTCTGTTTACAGACCTGTGGTCCCAACATGTCACCCTTATCCCTCGGGGGAGTGCCATCCTCCAGTGGTCTTGGTGTCTGTCCCATCCTGGCCATGCCGTGTCCTGGTGGTGTTGACCGTAAGCCAGACCCCAACGCCGTTTTCAGTGACAGAGACATCCTAGGGATGGAGGCAGTGGTGTGTCCCATGACGATGGGTGAGGGGAGTCTGAGAGATTGCCCACTCTCCAGTGAACTGCCGTCCCATGACGACGCGAGCCCATCAGACCTTATTGAGGCAACGGTGTGTCCCATGACGATGGGTGAGGGGAGTCTGAGAGATTGCCCACTCTCCAGTGAACTGCCGTCCCATGACGACGCAAGCCCATCAGACCTTATTGAGGCAACGGTTGGAGAG
- the bach1a gene encoding transcription regulator protein BACH1a isoform X1 — translation MDDDQPVVGSLMAEEAGCNPGSCSTCPLRGSGVVEEAELQLPVLDLLAIHKSPNSENSEGESHGGCLMLPRPRRLGQVDQLPVLMQRDPGLDGSVDVEGHLPDSALTDPSLSDPTLCGLTPDGRGYGERSSVEREVAEHLAKGFWPDLYPSQTEPLPSLPDLDTMEHGGLGRVPNLDTMEHGGLGRVPNLDTMEQGGLGRVPNLDTMEHGGLGRVPNLDTMEHGGLGKATDFPWQLDLNSNPADCPFLRDLGTGEAEGMEEVGGVEETGEMGKVGQTGVMGGVEETGEAQTPGGNHSLSQSEMSPYMSSLNSGEDSDGDLDTDGDTEREANNRRAQEVRLPFPVVQISSVSRSAFQQLLRCQQLTHEQLEFVHDVRRRSKNRVAAQRCRKRKLEGISQLQTEIGTLRGEKKRLLEEQAHLQRNMEEMLQSLTGLCHSVCNETGVCHEQDQLQLLSKLQSPDVSLSALLNTLASPSLPLSSPGLPLGLKPESLEPQPLPTPPAPAQP, via the exons ATGGATGATGACCAGCCTGTTGTTGGGAGTCTGATGGCTGAAGAAGCTGGGTGTAACCCAGGTTCCTGTAGCACGTGCCCACTGAGAGGCTCAGGGGTGGTAGAGGAGGCTGAGCTTCAGCTACCTGTATTGGATCTCCTGGCAATACACAAAAGCCCTAACTCAGAAAATAGTGAGGGGGAGAGCCATGGTGGATGCCTTATGCTCCCAAGGCCACGACGATTAGGTCAAGTAGATCAGCTACCGGTGTTAATGCAGAGAGACCCTGGTCTGGATGGCAGCGTGGATGTTGAGGGTCATCTCCCTGACTCCGCCCTCACtgacccctccctctctgacCCCACCCTCTGTGGTCTTACCCCTGATGGTAGGGGGTATGGAGAGCGGAGCAGCGTGGAGAGGGAGGTGGCTGAACATCTGGCCAAGGGTTTCTGGCCTGATTTATACCCCTCACAGACTGAACCTCTCCCTAGTCTCCCTGATCTGGACACCATGGAGCACGGAG GTCTGGGGAGAGTTCCTAATCTGGACACCATGGAGCACGGAGGTCTGGGGAGAGTTCCTAATCTGGACACCATGGAGCAGGGAGGTCTGGGGAGAGTTCCTAATCTGGACACCATGGAGCACGGAGGTCTGGGGAGAGTTCCTAATCTGGACACCATGGAGCACGGAGGTCTGGGGAAGGCTACAGACTTCCCCTGGCAGCTAGACCTGAACTCAAATCCAGCAGACTGTCCCTTCCTTagagacctggggacaggagaggcagaggggatggAAGAGGTAGGGGGGGTGGAGGAGACCGGGGAGATGGGTAAGGTAGGACAGACTGGTGTGATGGGTGGGGTGGAGGAGACCGGGGAGGCCCAGACCCCTGGTGGGAACCACAGCCTGTCCCAGTCTGAGATGAGTCCCTACATGTCATCTCTTAACTCAGGAGAGGACTCAGATGGAGACCTGGACACAGatggagacacggagagagaggcCAACAACAGGAGAGCACAAGAG GTTCGTCTGCCCTTCCCGGTGGTTCAGATCTCGTCAGTGAGTCGTAGTGCCTTCCAACAGCTCCTCCGATGCCAGCAGCTGACCCACGAACAGCTGGAATTCGTCCACGACGTCCGCCGACGCAGCAAGAACCGCGTGGCCGCCCAGCGCTGTCGCAAGAGGAAGCTAGAAGGCATCAGTCAACTACAGACTGAGATCGGCACACTG agaggagagaagaagaggttgCTGGAGGAGCAGGCCCATCTGCAGAGGAACATGGAGGAGATGTTACAGAGTCTGACAGGGTTGTGTCACAGCGTCTGCAACGAGACAGGGGTCTGTCATGAGCAGGACCAGCTACAGCTCCTATCCAAGCTCCAGTCTCCTGacgtctctctctcagccctcctCAACACTCTGGcctcccccagcctccccctctcctctcctggcctCCCCTTGGGACTGAAGCCAGAGAGCTTAGAGCCCCAACCCCTGCCTACACCACCAGCACCAGCACAGCCCTAG
- the bach1a gene encoding transcription regulator protein BACH1a isoform X3, producing the protein MDDDQPVVGSLMAEEAGCNPGSCSTCPLRGSGVVEEAELQLPVLDLLAIHKSPNSENSEGESHGGCLMLPRPRRLGQVDQLPVLMQRDPGLDGSVDVEGHLPDSALTDPSLSDPTLCGLTPDGRGYGERSSVEREVAEHLAKGFWPDLYPSQTEPLPSLPDLDTMEHGGLGRVPNLDTMEHGGLGRVPNLDTMEHGGLGKATDFPWQLDLNSNPADCPFLRDLGTGEAEGMEEVGGVEETGEMGKVGQTGVMGGVEETGEAQTPGGNHSLSQSEMSPYMSSLNSGEDSDGDLDTDGDTEREANNRRAQEVRLPFPVVQISSVSRSAFQQLLRCQQLTHEQLEFVHDVRRRSKNRVAAQRCRKRKLEGISQLQTEIGTLRGEKKRLLEEQAHLQRNMEEMLQSLTGLCHSVCNETGVCHEQDQLQLLSKLQSPDVSLSALLNTLASPSLPLSSPGLPLGLKPESLEPQPLPTPPAPAQP; encoded by the exons ATGGATGATGACCAGCCTGTTGTTGGGAGTCTGATGGCTGAAGAAGCTGGGTGTAACCCAGGTTCCTGTAGCACGTGCCCACTGAGAGGCTCAGGGGTGGTAGAGGAGGCTGAGCTTCAGCTACCTGTATTGGATCTCCTGGCAATACACAAAAGCCCTAACTCAGAAAATAGTGAGGGGGAGAGCCATGGTGGATGCCTTATGCTCCCAAGGCCACGACGATTAGGTCAAGTAGATCAGCTACCGGTGTTAATGCAGAGAGACCCTGGTCTGGATGGCAGCGTGGATGTTGAGGGTCATCTCCCTGACTCCGCCCTCACtgacccctccctctctgacCCCACCCTCTGTGGTCTTACCCCTGATGGTAGGGGGTATGGAGAGCGGAGCAGCGTGGAGAGGGAGGTGGCTGAACATCTGGCCAAGGGTTTCTGGCCTGATTTATACCCCTCACAGACTGAACCTCTCCCTAGTCTCCCTGATCTGGACACCATGGAGCACGGAG GTCTGGGGAGAGTTCCTAATCTGGACACCATGGAGCACGGAGGTCTGGGGAGAGTTCCTAATCTGGACACCATGGAGCACGGAGGTCTGGGGAAGGCTACAGACTTCCCCTGGCAGCTAGACCTGAACTCAAATCCAGCAGACTGTCCCTTCCTTagagacctggggacaggagaggcagaggggatggAAGAGGTAGGGGGGGTGGAGGAGACCGGGGAGATGGGTAAGGTAGGACAGACTGGTGTGATGGGTGGGGTGGAGGAGACCGGGGAGGCCCAGACCCCTGGTGGGAACCACAGCCTGTCCCAGTCTGAGATGAGTCCCTACATGTCATCTCTTAACTCAGGAGAGGACTCAGATGGAGACCTGGACACAGatggagacacggagagagaggcCAACAACAGGAGAGCACAAGAG GTTCGTCTGCCCTTCCCGGTGGTTCAGATCTCGTCAGTGAGTCGTAGTGCCTTCCAACAGCTCCTCCGATGCCAGCAGCTGACCCACGAACAGCTGGAATTCGTCCACGACGTCCGCCGACGCAGCAAGAACCGCGTGGCCGCCCAGCGCTGTCGCAAGAGGAAGCTAGAAGGCATCAGTCAACTACAGACTGAGATCGGCACACTG agaggagagaagaagaggttgCTGGAGGAGCAGGCCCATCTGCAGAGGAACATGGAGGAGATGTTACAGAGTCTGACAGGGTTGTGTCACAGCGTCTGCAACGAGACAGGGGTCTGTCATGAGCAGGACCAGCTACAGCTCCTATCCAAGCTCCAGTCTCCTGacgtctctctctcagccctcctCAACACTCTGGcctcccccagcctccccctctcctctcctggcctCCCCTTGGGACTGAAGCCAGAGAGCTTAGAGCCCCAACCCCTGCCTACACCACCAGCACCAGCACAGCCCTAG
- the bach1a gene encoding transcription regulator protein BACH1a isoform X2 → MDDDQPVVGSLMAEEAGCNPGSCSTCPLRGSGVVEEAELQLPVLDLLAIHKSPNSENSEGESHGGCLMLPRPRRLGQVDQLPVLMQRDPGLDGSVDVEGHLPDSALTDPSLSDPTLCGLTPDGRGYGERSSVEREVAEHLAKGFWPDLYPSQTEPLPSLPDLDTMEHGGLGRVPNLDTMEHGGLGRVPNLDTMEHGGLGRVPNLDTMEHGGLGKATDFPWQLDLNSNPADCPFLRDLGTGEAEGMEEVGGVEETGEMGKVGQTGVMGGVEETGEAQTPGGNHSLSQSEMSPYMSSLNSGEDSDGDLDTDGDTEREANNRRAQEVRLPFPVVQISSVSRSAFQQLLRCQQLTHEQLEFVHDVRRRSKNRVAAQRCRKRKLEGISQLQTEIGTLRGEKKRLLEEQAHLQRNMEEMLQSLTGLCHSVCNETGVCHEQDQLQLLSKLQSPDVSLSALLNTLASPSLPLSSPGLPLGLKPESLEPQPLPTPPAPAQP, encoded by the exons ATGGATGATGACCAGCCTGTTGTTGGGAGTCTGATGGCTGAAGAAGCTGGGTGTAACCCAGGTTCCTGTAGCACGTGCCCACTGAGAGGCTCAGGGGTGGTAGAGGAGGCTGAGCTTCAGCTACCTGTATTGGATCTCCTGGCAATACACAAAAGCCCTAACTCAGAAAATAGTGAGGGGGAGAGCCATGGTGGATGCCTTATGCTCCCAAGGCCACGACGATTAGGTCAAGTAGATCAGCTACCGGTGTTAATGCAGAGAGACCCTGGTCTGGATGGCAGCGTGGATGTTGAGGGTCATCTCCCTGACTCCGCCCTCACtgacccctccctctctgacCCCACCCTCTGTGGTCTTACCCCTGATGGTAGGGGGTATGGAGAGCGGAGCAGCGTGGAGAGGGAGGTGGCTGAACATCTGGCCAAGGGTTTCTGGCCTGATTTATACCCCTCACAGACTGAACCTCTCCCTAGTCTCCCTGATCTGGACACCATGGAGCACGGAG GTCTGGGGAGAGTTCCTAATCTGGACACCATGGAGCACGGAG GTCTGGGGAGAGTTCCTAATCTGGACACCATGGAGCACGGAGGTCTGGGGAGAGTTCCTAATCTGGACACCATGGAGCACGGAGGTCTGGGGAAGGCTACAGACTTCCCCTGGCAGCTAGACCTGAACTCAAATCCAGCAGACTGTCCCTTCCTTagagacctggggacaggagaggcagaggggatggAAGAGGTAGGGGGGGTGGAGGAGACCGGGGAGATGGGTAAGGTAGGACAGACTGGTGTGATGGGTGGGGTGGAGGAGACCGGGGAGGCCCAGACCCCTGGTGGGAACCACAGCCTGTCCCAGTCTGAGATGAGTCCCTACATGTCATCTCTTAACTCAGGAGAGGACTCAGATGGAGACCTGGACACAGatggagacacggagagagaggcCAACAACAGGAGAGCACAAGAG GTTCGTCTGCCCTTCCCGGTGGTTCAGATCTCGTCAGTGAGTCGTAGTGCCTTCCAACAGCTCCTCCGATGCCAGCAGCTGACCCACGAACAGCTGGAATTCGTCCACGACGTCCGCCGACGCAGCAAGAACCGCGTGGCCGCCCAGCGCTGTCGCAAGAGGAAGCTAGAAGGCATCAGTCAACTACAGACTGAGATCGGCACACTG agaggagagaagaagaggttgCTGGAGGAGCAGGCCCATCTGCAGAGGAACATGGAGGAGATGTTACAGAGTCTGACAGGGTTGTGTCACAGCGTCTGCAACGAGACAGGGGTCTGTCATGAGCAGGACCAGCTACAGCTCCTATCCAAGCTCCAGTCTCCTGacgtctctctctcagccctcctCAACACTCTGGcctcccccagcctccccctctcctctcctggcctCCCCTTGGGACTGAAGCCAGAGAGCTTAGAGCCCCAACCCCTGCCTACACCACCAGCACCAGCACAGCCCTAG